One Mangrovimonas cancribranchiae DNA segment encodes these proteins:
- a CDS encoding inorganic phosphate transporter: MENIYIYMLIALAVLAIADLVVGVSNDAVNFLNSAIGSKAVSFKTLMIVASLGVAMGALSSSGMMEVARKGIFNPSEFMFNEIMIIFMAVMLTDILLLDFFNTLGLPTSTTVSIVFELLGASVCMALIKISADDSQTLLNITNYINNEKAIEIILGILLSVVVAFSVGAFVQFISRLLLSFKFNEKPYWYGALFSGFAITSIMYFILIKGLKSAAFMSPEFMTLIQTNTVLFVAINFIVWTVLSVLIIKLLKTNIYTIIIIVGTFALAMAFAGNDLVNFIGVPIAAYNSFEAWSASGLSPTEFNMSILAQKVPTQPYLLLVAGLVMVLTLWFSSKAKAVVKTSVDLSRQDDVKERFEPNFLSRNVVRLSMGLSNMFNDLLPKSSKTFIENQFSKPTLALSKTKTASNEDKPAFDLVRAAVNLMVASVLISIATSMKLPLSTTYVTFMVAMGTSLADRAWGSESAVYRVAGVFNVIGGWFFTALSAFVAAAITAYLLNWNVKVMVPVLLFFAILLLVRNYISHRNKSKESKAEDRLERAESSSVQGVIHESADNISNVIKRGNKIYTNAIEGLARQDLNTLKKNKKQVNKLTNEIEDLRDNIFYFIKNLDEKSINASNFYINILDYLTDMAQSLEYISRASHKHVNNNHKKLKFSQIKELKDLDETMAKLFAETRDAFSSYSFEKIEEVLKQKPEVYKHITSKIQLQVERTRSEESSPKNTTLYFSVLLETKDLLDATFDLLEEYNQAHDASVTPAKVTSEGEE, encoded by the coding sequence ATGGAAAACATTTACATTTATATGCTTATCGCCTTGGCCGTATTAGCCATCGCAGATTTAGTAGTTGGCGTTAGTAACGATGCGGTTAATTTTTTAAATTCTGCTATTGGCTCAAAAGCCGTATCATTTAAAACTCTAATGATTGTTGCCAGTTTAGGTGTTGCTATGGGAGCTCTATCTTCAAGCGGTATGATGGAGGTTGCTAGAAAAGGTATTTTTAACCCAAGCGAATTTATGTTTAACGAAATCATGATTATTTTCATGGCGGTTATGTTAACCGATATTCTCCTCTTAGACTTTTTTAATACGTTAGGTTTACCAACATCAACAACTGTTTCTATTGTTTTCGAGTTGTTAGGAGCTTCAGTTTGTATGGCACTTATTAAAATATCTGCTGACGATTCGCAAACCTTATTAAACATTACAAACTACATTAACAACGAAAAAGCTATAGAAATTATACTCGGCATACTCCTCTCGGTGGTTGTGGCATTTTCTGTTGGGGCGTTTGTTCAGTTTATTTCAAGATTACTCTTATCGTTTAAATTTAACGAAAAACCATATTGGTATGGCGCACTATTTAGTGGATTTGCCATTACATCAATTATGTATTTCATCTTAATAAAAGGGCTTAAAAGTGCTGCTTTTATGAGTCCTGAATTTATGACTTTAATACAGACTAATACAGTCTTATTTGTGGCTATTAACTTTATTGTTTGGACCGTTTTGTCTGTTTTAATCATTAAGCTATTAAAAACCAATATTTACACTATAATAATTATTGTTGGAACTTTTGCTTTGGCTATGGCTTTTGCTGGTAACGACTTGGTAAACTTTATTGGCGTACCAATAGCTGCATACAATTCATTTGAAGCCTGGTCTGCAAGTGGCCTTTCACCTACCGAATTTAACATGAGCATACTAGCGCAAAAAGTTCCTACACAACCGTATTTACTACTAGTTGCTGGATTGGTTATGGTATTAACCTTATGGTTTTCAAGCAAGGCTAAAGCTGTTGTAAAAACATCGGTAGATTTATCTAGACAAGACGATGTAAAGGAACGTTTTGAACCTAATTTCTTATCAAGAAATGTTGTTAGATTATCAATGGGACTATCTAATATGTTTAACGACTTATTGCCCAAATCAAGTAAAACATTTATTGAAAATCAGTTCTCCAAACCTACTTTAGCTTTATCTAAAACCAAAACTGCTAGCAATGAAGACAAACCTGCTTTCGATTTAGTTCGTGCGGCGGTAAACTTAATGGTGGCTAGTGTGTTAATTTCTATTGCAACTTCCATGAAGTTACCACTATCTACAACCTATGTAACATTTATGGTGGCTATGGGTACATCTTTAGCCGATAGAGCTTGGGGAAGTGAAAGTGCTGTGTATCGTGTTGCTGGTGTATTTAATGTTATTGGTGGTTGGTTTTTTACTGCCTTAAGCGCTTTTGTTGCTGCTGCTATTACAGCTTACTTATTAAACTGGAATGTAAAAGTGATGGTACCTGTACTATTATTTTTTGCTATTCTACTTTTAGTTAGAAATTATATTTCACATAGAAATAAATCTAAAGAAAGTAAAGCCGAAGACCGTTTAGAACGTGCCGAAAGTAGTTCTGTACAAGGGGTTATTCATGAAAGCGCCGATAATATATCTAATGTTATAAAACGCGGTAATAAAATTTACACCAATGCTATTGAAGGCTTAGCTAGACAAGATTTAAATACCCTAAAGAAAAACAAGAAACAAGTTAATAAGCTAACAAATGAAATTGAAGATTTAAGAGATAATATCTTCTATTTTATTAAAAACTTAGACGAAAAGAGTATTAATGCGAGTAACTTTTATATTAACATTCTTGACTATTTAACAGATATGGCACAATCTCTTGAGTACATTTCAAGAGCCAGTCATAAGCATGTAAACAATAATCACAAAAAGCTTAAATTTAGTCAAATTAAAGAGTTAAAAGATCTTGATGAGACGATGGCTAAATTATTTGCCGAAACTCGAGATGCATTTTCATCGTATTCGTTTGAAAAGATAGAAGAAGTACTAAAACAAAAACCAGAAGTATATAAACACATTACTTCAAAAATACAACTACAAGTAGAGCGTACAAGATCTGAAGAGTCTAGCCCTAAAAACACCACATTATACTTTAGTGTATTGTTAGAAACCAAAGACCTTTTAGATGCTACTTTCGATTTACTAGAAGAATACAATCAAGCTCATGATGCTTCTGTAACACCTGCTAAAGTTACTAGCGAAGGAGAAGAATAA
- a CDS encoding LytTR family DNA-binding domain-containing protein, producing the protein MIKAVIVDDEPKAIQSLTWELSGFKEELTIINSFTQPEHAITYLQQNNIDCLFLDINMPTMDGFQFLDKLGKQNFSVVITTAYNEFALKAIKNEAIDYLLKPIDSDDLKETIKKIKKHYTNSVAISKVEETLINFNNNTQKNKVTINADGKLVFLNTNDILYVESDGNYSTIFLENNQKMVVTKKLKEMDAILPEDSFFRIHNSYIINLNKIKEFVKTDGYVVMTSNQQIPVARQRKSKFLDKI; encoded by the coding sequence ATGATAAAAGCTGTAATTGTAGACGACGAACCAAAAGCTATACAAAGTTTAACTTGGGAGTTAAGCGGTTTTAAAGAGGAGTTAACCATTATAAACTCCTTTACCCAACCCGAGCATGCTATTACCTACCTACAACAAAATAATATTGACTGCTTGTTCTTAGACATAAATATGCCAACTATGGATGGGTTTCAGTTTTTAGATAAACTGGGGAAACAAAACTTTTCGGTTGTTATTACAACAGCCTATAATGAATTTGCCCTTAAGGCAATAAAAAACGAAGCTATTGATTATCTACTTAAGCCCATAGACTCTGATGATTTAAAAGAAACCATAAAAAAAATAAAAAAGCATTATACAAATAGTGTTGCCATATCTAAAGTTGAAGAAACCCTTATTAACTTTAATAACAATACTCAAAAAAATAAGGTTACTATAAATGCCGATGGGAAATTAGTTTTTTTAAATACCAACGACATTCTTTATGTAGAATCCGATGGTAATTATTCAACCATATTTTTAGAAAACAATCAAAAAATGGTGGTTACCAAAAAACTAAAAGAGATGGATGCTATTTTACCCGAAGATAGCTTTTTTAGAATTCATAACTCTTATATTATAAACCTAAATAAAATAAAAGAATTTGTAAAGACCGATGGTTATGTTGTTATGACATCTAACCAACAAATCCCTGTTGCTAGGCAACGAAAATCTAAATTTCTAGACAAAATATAG
- a CDS encoding tetratricopeptide repeat protein, with protein sequence MLCKKTIILPFKLLMLIALNFLVYTTKAQTIKPDSAFVETVNSILKNKPTHYRYLDSVFKKHKNDSIKMSFLLEKVTKANYLEGEGFAHNMLGIIYRNTSQYNKSITHHEQAKVAAKKAKNIELEIVSLNMLGVNYRRQDIIRLALDNHKEALDLAETVKIPSEDLKRSIAVSQNSMGNIFLALKQYDSALEHFKKSLTIEKALNNKLGLAINYHNIGYAQEAKNQIDSALTNYKISLKYNNDINSVIGRIICNNSIAKIEIKKGHYDKALPLINSAIKNATQEKDQFYIATSYLNLGLVQLKLNQLEQANTSLTIALDIAEEYNLKSSVVTAYDYLSQLYEKTHDYKQALKYNKLHQELDETITNDRNLQYANGLIIKYETEKKNNQIQALASENEIVKLKLKQNKNFLLFSIIGGCLALVIMVILYRQHKLKNEKKIITLEQEMLRNQMNPHFIFNSLNSIKLYIINNEKENAVYYLNKFSKLIRKILIASTEKEISLHDELETMALYMNIENIRFSNEIDFSISINDNVNTSLVKVPSLILQPFLENALWHGLSSKTGDKKITLEVSKDSPDFVTIRITDNGIGREASKKIREQKKLKRKSVGLDITKARLANFSKHYANDYSIEIVDLYYDNKASGTKVIVNIPVRAIALKTA encoded by the coding sequence ATGTTATGTAAAAAGACCATCATATTACCTTTTAAGCTTTTAATGTTAATAGCGCTAAACTTTTTAGTTTATACTACCAAAGCACAAACTATTAAACCAGATTCAGCTTTTGTAGAAACTGTTAATTCAATTCTTAAAAACAAGCCTACTCATTATCGGTACTTAGACTCAGTTTTTAAAAAACATAAAAACGATTCTATAAAAATGTCTTTTTTACTTGAAAAGGTAACAAAAGCTAATTACCTAGAAGGTGAAGGCTTTGCACATAACATGCTAGGCATTATTTATAGAAACACCTCACAGTACAACAAGTCTATTACACATCACGAACAAGCTAAAGTAGCCGCAAAAAAAGCCAAAAATATCGAGCTTGAAATTGTAAGCTTAAACATGCTTGGTGTAAATTATAGAAGACAAGACATTATTAGATTAGCCCTGGACAATCATAAAGAAGCCTTAGATTTAGCCGAAACTGTAAAAATACCTTCAGAAGACTTAAAACGTAGTATAGCTGTTTCACAAAACAGCATGGGAAATATTTTTTTAGCCTTAAAACAATACGACTCTGCCTTAGAGCATTTTAAAAAATCGCTCACTATAGAAAAAGCATTAAATAACAAATTAGGTTTAGCTATAAATTACCACAATATTGGTTATGCACAAGAAGCCAAAAATCAAATAGACAGCGCCTTAACAAACTATAAAATCTCATTAAAGTATAATAACGACATAAACTCTGTTATTGGGCGCATTATTTGTAATAATAGTATTGCTAAAATTGAAATAAAAAAAGGGCATTATGATAAAGCATTACCTTTAATCAATTCTGCTATTAAAAACGCTACTCAAGAAAAAGATCAATTTTACATTGCTACCTCCTATCTTAATTTAGGTTTGGTTCAACTTAAACTTAATCAACTAGAACAAGCCAATACCAGCCTAACAATTGCTTTAGATATTGCCGAAGAATACAACTTAAAATCTTCGGTTGTAACCGCCTACGATTACCTCTCGCAACTCTACGAAAAAACTCACGACTACAAACAAGCTTTAAAGTATAATAAGCTACACCAAGAACTAGACGAAACCATAACCAACGACCGAAACCTACAATACGCCAATGGATTAATTATTAAGTATGAAACCGAAAAGAAAAACAATCAAATTCAAGCATTAGCCAGCGAAAATGAAATTGTAAAACTAAAACTAAAACAGAATAAAAACTTTTTATTGTTTAGTATAATTGGAGGTTGCCTAGCTTTAGTCATTATGGTTATTCTATATAGACAACATAAATTAAAAAACGAGAAAAAAATTATAACGCTAGAGCAAGAAATGCTAAGAAATCAAATGAACCCACATTTCATTTTTAATTCTTTAAACTCTATCAAGCTGTATATTATTAACAATGAAAAAGAAAATGCCGTTTACTACTTAAATAAATTCTCCAAACTGATTAGAAAAATTTTAATCGCCTCAACCGAAAAAGAAATTAGTCTACATGACGAACTTGAAACTATGGCACTTTACATGAACATTGAAAACATAAGGTTTTCCAATGAAATTGATTTCTCCATTTCTATTAATGATAATGTAAATACTAGTCTAGTAAAAGTACCGTCGCTTATTCTTCAGCCTTTTTTAGAAAACGCTTTATGGCATGGGTTATCATCAAAAACTGGCGACAAGAAAATTACCTTAGAGGTATCTAAAGATTCTCCAGATTTTGTTACTATACGTATTACCGACAATGGTATTGGCAGGGAAGCTTCAAAAAAAATACGAGAGCAAAAAAAGCTAAAAAGGAAATCGGTTGGTTTAGATATTACTAAAGCACGTTTGGCAAACTTCTCCAAACATTACGCCAACGATTATAGTATAGAAATTGTAGATCTTTATTATGACAATAAAGCCTCTGGCACAAAGGTTATTGTAAATATTCCTGTAAGAGCAATAGCTTTAAAAACAGCTTAA
- a CDS encoding DUF3109 family protein has translation MFQLGKTIISEDIIEKDFVCNLSACKGACCVDGDAGAPLDEEEADILDDIYEKVKPFLRKEGVEAIEKQGAFITTEDGELETPLVNNAECAYVTFAENGMALCAIEEAHNKGVIDWKKPVSCHLYPVRVKDYSEFSAVNYHRWPICDDACTLGAELQVPIYKFVKDALIRKFGEDWYMELEKTAKKLRS, from the coding sequence ATGTTTCAATTAGGAAAAACAATTATTTCAGAAGATATTATCGAGAAGGATTTTGTGTGTAATCTTTCTGCCTGTAAAGGCGCTTGTTGTGTAGATGGCGATGCCGGAGCACCACTTGATGAAGAAGAAGCCGATATTCTTGACGATATTTATGAAAAAGTAAAACCTTTTTTAAGAAAAGAAGGTGTTGAGGCGATTGAAAAACAAGGTGCTTTTATTACAACAGAAGATGGCGAGTTAGAAACGCCTCTAGTAAACAACGCTGAATGCGCTTATGTAACCTTTGCCGAAAATGGTATGGCACTTTGTGCTATTGAAGAAGCCCATAATAAAGGTGTTATAGATTGGAAAAAGCCTGTGTCTTGCCATTTATACCCTGTTCGCGTTAAGGATTATAGCGAGTTTTCTGCGGTTAACTACCATCGTTGGCCCATTTGCGACGATGCTTGTACATTAGGTGCTGAGCTACAGGTGCCCATTTATAAGTTTGTAAAAGACGCTTTAATTAGAAAATTTGGCGAAGATTGGTATATGGAACTAGAAAAAACAGCCAAAAAGCTTAGGTCTTAA
- a CDS encoding MarC family protein, translating into MQLNIKEIVTAFMVLFAVIDIVGNVPIVIDLRKKAGHIQSEKASIIAGVIMIVFLFIGQNILSLIGIGVNSFAVAGAFILFFIALEMILGITLYKEDESTSMTASVFPLAFPLIAGPGSLTTLLSLRAEFRLENIIVAVILNVIIIYVVLKTSSKIERLIGQNGINIIRKIFGVILLAIAVKLFAQNIKVLLA; encoded by the coding sequence ATGCAACTTAATATAAAAGAAATAGTTACAGCTTTTATGGTATTATTTGCCGTAATTGATATTGTTGGTAATGTGCCTATTGTTATTGATTTAAGAAAAAAAGCGGGTCATATACAAAGTGAAAAAGCCTCGATTATTGCTGGTGTAATTATGATTGTTTTTCTTTTTATAGGACAAAACATTCTCTCGCTTATTGGTATTGGCGTAAATAGTTTTGCTGTTGCGGGTGCCTTTATACTATTTTTTATCGCACTTGAAATGATTTTGGGTATTACGCTCTATAAAGAAGACGAAAGCACCTCTATGACGGCTTCTGTATTTCCTTTAGCGTTCCCTTTAATTGCTGGCCCTGGTAGTTTAACTACATTGCTTTCTTTAAGAGCAGAATTTCGTTTGGAAAATATTATTGTAGCAGTTATTTTAAATGTTATTATTATTTATGTCGTGTTAAAAACATCCTCTAAAATTGAGCGTTTAATAGGTCAAAATGGGATTAACATTATTAGAAAAATATTTGGTGTTATTTTACTTGCCATTGCCGTAAAACTTTTTGCCCAAAATATTAAAGTACTTTTAGCATAA
- a CDS encoding FAD-dependent oxidoreductase, which produces MFDVLIIGGGASGMSCALVLGSAKNKAFAKDKSIGIVMHQRNSHLQEALFNNVLGVTPGTTGKDILTNGKSQLTTLYPHVEQIEKEKVLEITETNEVYTVTTNKNTYKSKLVVIAVGYTNLINIKGLEHFIEPHPRAKAEKNRIWLKNDNHLIKKGLYVAGTLAGWRSQFAIASGSGAQVATDILTLWNNGEHTKVHDKI; this is translated from the coding sequence ATGTTTGATGTTTTAATTATTGGTGGCGGTGCTTCTGGAATGTCTTGCGCTCTTGTTTTGGGCTCTGCTAAAAACAAAGCGTTTGCCAAAGACAAATCTATAGGTATTGTTATGCATCAACGTAATTCGCACCTTCAAGAAGCATTATTTAATAATGTTCTAGGTGTTACACCAGGCACTACAGGCAAGGATATTTTAACTAATGGAAAATCGCAATTGACTACATTATATCCTCATGTTGAACAAATTGAAAAAGAAAAAGTCTTAGAAATAACAGAAACCAACGAGGTGTATACTGTAACTACCAACAAGAACACATACAAGAGTAAACTAGTTGTTATTGCAGTAGGCTATACAAATCTTATTAACATAAAAGGATTAGAACATTTTATTGAGCCGCATCCTAGAGCTAAAGCTGAAAAAAATAGAATTTGGTTAAAGAATGACAATCACCTTATTAAAAAGGGACTTTATGTTGCTGGAACACTTGCAGGATGGCGCAGTCAGTTTGCTATTGCTTCTGGAAGTGGCGCGCAAGTTGCTACCGATATTTTAACGCTTTGGAATAATGGTGAACACACTAAAGTTCATGATAAAATATAA
- a CDS encoding S41 family peptidase: MKRFNKKYLPLVIGVAVAAGIFIGGKLNFTDASDRLFTSNSKKDKLNRLIDYIDYEYVDDVNTDSIVDVTVNGILDNLDPHSVYIPSEDMQRVTDNMKGDFVGIGINFYTYKDTITVIRTVEGGPSEKAGIKGGDRILFANGDTVYGKKLQNNDVVNKLKGPINSEVNLKVLRRGEDNLLTFKIKRDHVAIKSVDAAYKLTSNLGYIKINRFAESTYKEFKQELNKLQSQGITELALDLRGNPGGFLGIAEQIVDEFLKDGKLILFTKNKRGNINKSYATSKGDFENGKIYVLIDENSASASEIVAGALQDNDKGTIVGRRSYGKGLVQREMELGDGSAVRLTVSRYYTPTGRSIQRSYENGKKDYYDEYYERVESGELLDEHKIIVDDSLKFTTPKGKIVYGGGGIIPDVFVPLDTGMQNETIMFLKRRGFISNFVFEYLDEDRHAYDGISREQFINDFELNDDIVLKFQDYLNEKTEANITFVAYNEEIKHYIKATLANQLYGNGAFEEVINRNDLVIDEVIELSNTP, encoded by the coding sequence ATGAAACGTTTCAATAAAAAATATTTGCCTTTAGTAATAGGAGTTGCTGTAGCAGCAGGTATTTTTATTGGCGGAAAATTAAACTTTACCGATGCTTCCGATAGGTTATTTACATCTAACAGTAAAAAAGACAAACTCAACAGACTTATAGATTATATTGACTACGAATATGTAGACGATGTAAATACCGACAGTATAGTTGATGTTACCGTGAATGGCATTTTAGATAATCTAGATCCACATTCTGTTTACATTCCAAGCGAAGATATGCAACGTGTAACAGATAATATGAAAGGCGATTTTGTAGGTATAGGAATTAACTTTTACACTTATAAAGACACCATTACCGTAATTAGAACTGTTGAAGGCGGCCCGAGTGAAAAAGCAGGAATTAAAGGAGGCGACCGTATATTATTTGCTAATGGTGATACTGTTTACGGCAAGAAACTACAAAATAACGACGTTGTAAATAAGCTAAAAGGTCCTATAAACTCTGAAGTTAATCTTAAAGTCCTTCGTAGAGGAGAAGACAACCTATTAACGTTTAAAATTAAACGAGATCATGTCGCCATTAAAAGTGTTGATGCCGCTTATAAACTTACTAGTAACCTAGGGTACATAAAAATTAATCGCTTTGCCGAGTCAACGTATAAAGAATTTAAACAAGAATTAAACAAACTCCAAAGTCAAGGAATAACAGAATTAGCCCTAGACCTTCGCGGTAATCCTGGAGGATTTTTAGGAATCGCAGAACAAATTGTCGATGAGTTTTTAAAAGATGGTAAACTCATTTTATTTACAAAAAACAAACGTGGCAATATTAATAAAAGTTATGCCACAAGTAAAGGCGATTTTGAAAATGGAAAAATTTACGTTTTAATAGATGAAAACTCAGCTTCAGCAAGTGAAATTGTGGCAGGAGCACTTCAAGATAACGATAAAGGAACCATAGTAGGGCGACGTTCCTACGGAAAAGGTTTGGTGCAACGCGAAATGGAGTTAGGCGATGGGAGTGCAGTAAGACTTACCGTGTCCAGATATTACACGCCAACTGGAAGATCTATACAACGATCTTATGAAAATGGAAAAAAAGATTATTACGACGAGTACTACGAAAGAGTAGAGAGTGGCGAATTATTAGACGAACATAAAATAATAGTCGACGATTCGTTAAAATTTACCACCCCAAAAGGAAAAATTGTTTATGGAGGAGGTGGGATTATACCAGATGTTTTTGTGCCATTAGATACAGGCATGCAAAACGAAACTATCATGTTTCTTAAAAGACGTGGCTTTATAAGTAACTTTGTGTTTGAATACCTTGACGAGGATAGACATGCCTACGATGGTATCTCTAGAGAGCAGTTTATAAACGATTTTGAATTGAATGATGATATTGTGCTTAAGTTTCAAGATTATTTAAACGAAAAAACCGAAGCCAATATTACCTTTGTGGCTTATAATGAAGAAATAAAGCATTACATAAAAGCCACCTTAGCCAACCAGTTATACGGCAATGGTGCTTTTGAAGAGGTTATAAATAGAAATGATCTTGTAATAGATGAGGTTATCGAGTTAAGTAACACTCCTTAA
- a CDS encoding dCMP deaminase family protein, giving the protein MKDDKQLKYDKAYLRMAQEWGKLSYCNRKQVGAIIVKDRMIISDGYNGTPTGFENFCEDDEGYTKWYVLHAEANAILKVASSTQSCKGATLYITLSPCKECSKLIHQAGIVRVVYNQAYKDNSGLEFLKKAGIELKLIEHTTV; this is encoded by the coding sequence ATGAAAGACGATAAGCAACTTAAGTACGATAAAGCTTATTTAAGAATGGCCCAAGAATGGGGAAAACTTTCTTATTGTAATAGAAAACAAGTTGGCGCAATTATTGTAAAAGATAGGATGATTATATCCGATGGTTACAATGGTACACCAACAGGATTTGAAAATTTTTGCGAAGATGATGAAGGGTATACCAAATGGTACGTGCTTCATGCCGAAGCTAATGCTATTTTAAAAGTAGCCTCATCCACGCAATCCTGTAAAGGTGCCACGTTATATATAACACTTTCGCCGTGCAAAGAGTGTAGCAAATTAATACATCAAGCAGGAATTGTAAGAGTGGTTTATAATCAAGCCTATAAAGACAATTCTGGATTAGAGTTTCTTAAAAAAGCAGGTATCGAACTTAAATTAATAGAACATACAACGGTTTAA
- a CDS encoding HupE/UreJ family protein produces MLENFWFNVEYGIYHVLDINAYDHVLFLIVLTVPYLFKNWKRVLLLVTTFTVGHTLSLVLASYGVVHVNGQLVEFLIPVSILVVALFNVFTAGKGAQKERVGVLFFSTLFFGLIHGLGFAREFRMLVGGSDNKLLTLVEFALGIEIAQVIVVFIVLFLGYIMQTIFRFSKRDWIMVISAIVVGLVIPMILQSDFIS; encoded by the coding sequence ATGCTTGAAAATTTTTGGTTTAATGTGGAGTATGGCATTTATCATGTTTTAGATATTAATGCGTACGATCACGTTTTATTTTTAATCGTTTTAACAGTCCCCTACTTATTTAAAAACTGGAAAAGAGTTTTGTTGTTGGTGACTACCTTTACCGTTGGCCATACATTATCGCTGGTTCTAGCTTCTTATGGTGTTGTTCATGTAAATGGACAGTTAGTAGAGTTTTTAATACCAGTTTCTATTCTAGTTGTAGCTTTGTTTAATGTGTTTACTGCAGGTAAAGGCGCCCAAAAAGAGCGTGTTGGAGTATTATTTTTTTCAACACTATTTTTTGGATTAATCCATGGTTTAGGTTTTGCAAGAGAATTTAGAATGCTGGTAGGAGGATCAGATAATAAGTTATTAACACTAGTAGAATTTGCTTTAGGTATAGAAATAGCACAAGTTATAGTTGTATTTATAGTATTGTTTCTGGGGTATATTATGCAAACTATTTTCCGCTTCTCTAAACGCGATTGGATTATGGTTATTTCGGCTATAGTAGTAGGATTAGTTATACCAATGATTTTACAGAGCGATTTTATCTCTTAA
- a CDS encoding tyrosine-type recombinase/integrase, whose translation MNIKYFIIPGKRKYSSIYVRFWDSKRVDQKTRTGLSVEKRNWSIKKQRFKIVISEEDNNLDLLNNKLDRLEKAIHKQYNKDYAESNHISRTWLKDVVNEFFNQVPEDQNHKKYFAEWAEKFVENSKDRTVNGKRLKANSLKNYTAALNKLKQYEKHRGIKLKFQDIDLEFYRDFVLYCNETLNLNNNSIGNLISRIKTFCSNIEIEGLPINPQYKHKEFKIPKNKTHHIYLNNKEIEKIFKHDFSESSKLDNARDLLIIGLRTGLRVSDFLRIKKENIFDNVINITTQKTNQNLTIPIHPQFRKILKKHNGNFPKKISDQKFNKYIKEVCEKAGIKNEVYGSLLDKKTKRKVEKHYPKHKLVTSHTCRRSFATNLFLEGIPNHIVMAATGHSSEKQYLAYVKATQEEHIERLQKHWKKQNKKQ comes from the coding sequence ATGAATATTAAATATTTTATTATTCCTGGTAAGAGAAAATACTCTAGCATTTATGTTAGGTTTTGGGACAGCAAAAGAGTTGACCAAAAAACTAGAACAGGATTAAGTGTTGAAAAAAGAAACTGGTCTATAAAAAAACAACGGTTTAAAATAGTTATTTCTGAAGAAGATAACAACTTAGATTTATTAAATAATAAGTTAGATAGATTAGAAAAAGCTATACACAAACAATACAATAAAGACTATGCCGAATCAAACCACATATCTAGAACTTGGCTTAAAGATGTAGTTAACGAATTTTTTAACCAGGTTCCAGAAGACCAAAACCATAAAAAATATTTTGCAGAATGGGCAGAAAAATTTGTTGAAAATAGCAAAGACCGTACAGTTAACGGCAAAAGACTTAAAGCCAATTCCTTAAAAAACTACACCGCAGCCCTTAATAAGCTAAAACAGTATGAAAAACATCGCGGGATAAAATTAAAATTTCAAGATATAGATTTAGAATTTTATCGAGATTTTGTATTGTACTGTAATGAAACTCTTAACCTAAATAATAATAGTATTGGAAATTTAATTTCTCGTATAAAAACCTTCTGCAGCAATATAGAAATAGAAGGGCTACCTATAAACCCACAATACAAACACAAAGAGTTTAAAATCCCAAAAAATAAAACACACCACATTTACTTAAACAATAAGGAGATTGAAAAAATTTTCAAACATGATTTTAGTGAAAGCTCTAAACTTGATAACGCTAGAGACTTATTAATTATAGGCTTAAGAACTGGCTTAAGAGTATCTGACTTTTTAAGGATTAAAAAAGAGAATATTTTTGATAATGTAATAAATATTACAACACAAAAAACAAACCAAAACCTTACAATACCAATACACCCACAGTTTAGAAAAATACTGAAAAAACATAACGGTAATTTTCCTAAAAAAATTTCAGATCAAAAATTCAATAAATACATAAAAGAGGTGTGTGAAAAAGCTGGAATTAAAAATGAGGTTTATGGATCTTTACTTGATAAAAAAACTAAAAGAAAGGTTGAAAAACACTATCCAAAACACAAATTAGTCACCTCTCATACTTGCCGCCGCAGTTTCGCAACTAATTTATTTTTAGAAGGTATTCCTAATCATATTGTTATGGCTGCTACAGGACATTCAAGCGAGAAACAATACTTAGCTTACGTTAAAGCAACACAAGAAGAACATATTGAAAGACTTCAAAAACATTGGAAAAAGCAAAATAAAAAACAATGA